The following are from one region of the Staphylococcus schleiferi genome:
- a CDS encoding acyl-CoA dehydrogenase family protein: MTTEKEARLKQLYPEDILSISKMLTDGELTLLEELNHLLESKYRKDINQHWVNATVPEDYFKDIGDLNYFSHPLLFKDRENAKTPSQLFQFFMSYTIARFDVSLATLLGVHQGLGHNTFLFGGSKEQVAKYVPKLQSHELRTCFALTEPDHGSDVAGGLETVAEQRGDEWVLNGAKKWIGGAHVSDVIPVFAINKATGKPHCFIVTPDQEGVDIEILENKIALRIVPNALIHLNQVTVKESDRLQNITSFKDIAKILYSTRAGVAYMATGALAGTLRATLDYVKERQQFGKSISQFQLVQEKLAMIQGNLTHAMAMCAQLARMQENGEYDEVATSTAKMMNTLRLRESVAMGRGITGGNGILADTYDIARFFSDAEAMYTYEGTHEINALVIGRALTGTSAFI, encoded by the coding sequence ATGACGACTGAAAAAGAAGCAAGATTGAAACAACTTTACCCTGAAGATATTTTAAGCATTTCCAAAATGTTAACCGATGGCGAATTGACATTACTTGAAGAGCTCAATCATCTGTTAGAAAGCAAATATCGCAAAGACATTAATCAACATTGGGTCAATGCAACTGTTCCAGAAGATTATTTTAAAGATATCGGTGACTTGAATTATTTTAGTCATCCCCTACTCTTTAAAGATCGTGAAAATGCAAAAACACCGAGCCAACTGTTTCAATTTTTCATGTCTTACACAATTGCACGCTTCGATGTCTCACTCGCTACTTTATTAGGGGTACATCAAGGACTCGGTCATAATACGTTTTTATTTGGTGGTAGCAAAGAACAAGTGGCCAAATATGTACCTAAATTACAGTCTCATGAACTGAGAACTTGTTTTGCGTTAACTGAGCCTGATCACGGTTCTGACGTTGCGGGTGGTTTAGAAACTGTCGCTGAGCAACGTGGTGATGAGTGGGTGTTAAATGGTGCCAAAAAATGGATTGGTGGCGCCCATGTTTCGGATGTCATCCCTGTATTTGCGATTAATAAAGCGACAGGGAAGCCACATTGCTTTATTGTGACACCTGATCAAGAAGGCGTCGACATTGAAATTTTAGAAAATAAAATTGCTTTACGTATTGTCCCTAATGCACTGATCCACCTTAATCAAGTGACAGTAAAAGAGTCTGACCGCTTACAAAACATTACAAGCTTTAAAGATATTGCTAAGATTCTTTACTCTACACGCGCAGGCGTCGCATATATGGCTACCGGCGCACTTGCTGGGACATTGCGTGCCACACTCGATTATGTAAAAGAACGTCAACAATTCGGAAAATCAATTAGTCAATTTCAACTTGTTCAAGAGAAACTGGCGATGATTCAAGGTAATCTCACACATGCGATGGCGATGTGTGCACAGCTGGCACGCATGCAAGAAAATGGTGAATATGATGAGGTCGCAACATCTACAGCCAAAATGATGAATACGTTACGACTTCGAGAGTCTGTTGCGATGGGACGCGGCATAACTGGAGGTAATGGTATTTTAGCAGACACGTATGACATTGCACGCTTTTTCTCAGATGCTGAAGCCATGTACACGTACGAAGGGACACATGAAATTAATGCCCTCGTCATTGGCCGCGCATTAACAGGAACTTCCGCATTTATTTAA
- a CDS encoding CoA-transferase, with translation MKQCTWETFKTLIHDGDVIGLAALTVSNLPTALLYGLAEQYDDTASPAHLTFMLANDISTGGHTIDLDHFIQRNMVDRIIMSIMTASPLTAQAIQSNQVEAYFLPQGVIATHYRQTNHLTPGIITKIGLHTHIDPRYKGGKANEKTQESLVSLINMEGEEFLHYHLPAINIALLRGTYADEKGNIYMDEEAHLGESYSVALNAKAHHGTVVVQVKDIVDSRQQNPNHVFIPGSLVDYVYVVEDIAYHRQLIQTQYSPALSGQMRVASLPEPPLPFSIRKLILRRAAQFLTKGDTISIGFGINNELTNLLHEERVEHLVQPIMDIGIFGGFIGSRDYYGMNFNVDARMRHDLTWDFIYNGGISIAFMSFAEVDQYGHVNVSYFGHRMNGCGGFIDISQSVQKIVFSGTLVARGQLSVSNQGLHVEQEGQTQKFVSNVSNIDFNADYAKSLQQEIYYVTERAVFQLTQDGLMLIEIAPGLDIERDVIAQMGFRPLVSKNLKTTDTSIYHHVWGALLDRIQTEA, from the coding sequence ATGAAACAATGCACATGGGAAACGTTCAAAACATTGATACATGATGGCGATGTGATTGGTTTAGCTGCACTCACTGTTTCTAACCTTCCTACAGCTTTACTCTATGGATTAGCAGAGCAGTATGACGATACAGCTTCACCTGCGCATCTCACTTTTATGTTAGCAAATGACATTAGTACAGGAGGCCATACGATTGATTTAGACCATTTCATTCAACGCAATATGGTCGATCGCATCATCATGAGTATAATGACGGCTTCCCCTTTGACAGCGCAAGCGATTCAATCGAATCAAGTTGAGGCGTATTTCTTACCACAAGGTGTGATTGCTACACATTATCGTCAAACCAATCACCTCACACCAGGTATCATCACTAAAATCGGTCTTCATACACATATTGACCCGCGATATAAAGGCGGTAAAGCCAATGAAAAAACACAAGAATCTTTAGTCTCTTTAATTAATATGGAGGGGGAGGAATTTCTTCATTATCATTTACCAGCCATTAATATTGCACTCTTAAGAGGCACTTATGCTGATGAAAAAGGCAATATTTATATGGATGAAGAAGCGCACCTTGGCGAAAGTTACAGTGTTGCATTAAATGCCAAAGCCCATCACGGAACAGTCGTTGTTCAAGTGAAAGATATTGTTGATAGTCGTCAACAAAATCCAAATCATGTTTTTATACCAGGTTCTCTCGTTGATTACGTTTATGTTGTCGAAGATATCGCCTATCACCGACAATTGATTCAAACACAATATAGCCCTGCGCTATCCGGGCAAATGCGTGTGGCGTCATTGCCGGAGCCACCCTTGCCATTCAGTATACGAAAATTAATTTTACGTCGGGCGGCTCAATTTTTAACAAAAGGCGATACGATTAGCATTGGCTTTGGAATCAATAACGAACTCACGAACCTCCTGCATGAGGAGCGTGTGGAACATCTGGTCCAACCGATTATGGATATTGGCATATTTGGTGGTTTTATCGGAAGTCGTGACTACTACGGTATGAATTTTAACGTTGATGCCCGTATGCGCCACGATTTAACTTGGGATTTCATTTATAACGGTGGGATTTCAATCGCATTTATGAGTTTTGCAGAAGTTGATCAATACGGTCATGTCAATGTCTCATATTTTGGTCATCGAATGAATGGCTGTGGCGGTTTCATTGACATTAGTCAGTCTGTCCAAAAAATTGTTTTCTCTGGCACATTAGTTGCTAGGGGTCAACTGAGTGTGTCGAATCAAGGCTTACATGTTGAACAAGAAGGGCAGACGCAAAAATTTGTCTCAAACGTATCCAATATTGACTTTAATGCGGATTATGCCAAGTCACTTCAGCAAGAAATCTATTATGTGACAGAACGTGCCGTCTTTCAACTCACTCAAGATGGATTGATGCTAATAGAAATCGCACCCGGACTAGATATAGAACGAGATGTCATTGCTCAAATGGGCTTTAGACCGCTCGTTTCCAAGAATCTGAAAACCACCGACACATCCATTTATCATCACGTATGGGGGGCGCTTTTAGATCGCATACAGACAGAAGCATGA
- a CDS encoding 3-hydroxyacyl-CoA dehydrogenase/enoyl-CoA hydratase family protein yields MTIRKVTILGAGTMGAQLAAVLVNAGLKVKLLDIVLDESDPNQISKAAYERITHPKKPLLFDLDFASNLSYGNFNDDLENDDADLYLEAVKEDLSVKHEIWKSVAQSAPAHAYFATNTSGIPIEAIAKVFNDADKARFMGLHFFNPPRIMKLVELIPNQQTRREIIDEMHTFTEDVLGKGVIVVNDVPGFVANRVGTQTMNDIMYRAEQQNLSIPEVDTLTGQIIGRPKTGTYALSDLVGLDIAVSVTRGMQQSEKEKPYFKDVTLVNQLYEAGALGRKTKQGFYKKDKKQHQRLVFDPKQQDYIQVEAPQLPILAEFNKDLAHNLDVIFNAKDPAGLFLWETLRNNFYYAAINVPYATSDFRDIDRAIVWGFNWKLGPFQLWDLMGFERVKARLQSELGDLPEWIEAHEDGFYQEGETIAHVTPVSEMIDEVIWNRDDSQLAIVNSRQLLFKLQSKNNVITDGFNDDLVDAIDVLENEAYSSMVIYAEGPHFSVGANLYAMKEAHEAQKVEEWVAPAIEKLHSSFNRLKYSTKPIVTAVQGRALGGGCELVLHSPFVVASSETYIGLVEAGVGLLPSGGGLAELAGRILQTDHLLNDKQASMSQRLQTIGLAKVSTNAFEARRYGFLKPTDSIIFNQDRRVEVALKRAQFEADAHYRPEPKRQYIALGQDFLALAKGQLDAQREGHFISDHDYDIAVRIATVLSGGNLPRNTYINQRYMQKLEKQHFIALLKTEPTYDRISYMLKNGKPLRN; encoded by the coding sequence ATGACGATCAGAAAAGTTACAATCCTTGGTGCTGGTACAATGGGCGCACAATTAGCCGCAGTATTGGTCAATGCAGGATTAAAAGTTAAATTATTAGATATCGTATTAGACGAATCAGATCCAAATCAAATTTCTAAAGCAGCATACGAACGAATCACACACCCTAAGAAGCCGTTGTTATTCGATTTAGATTTTGCTTCAAATCTTTCTTATGGCAACTTTAACGATGACTTAGAAAATGATGATGCTGACTTGTATTTAGAAGCTGTTAAAGAAGACTTAAGCGTCAAACACGAAATATGGAAAAGCGTCGCACAGTCTGCACCTGCTCATGCTTACTTTGCAACGAACACATCAGGAATACCGATTGAGGCTATCGCAAAAGTTTTTAATGACGCAGACAAAGCGCGTTTTATGGGATTACATTTCTTTAACCCACCTCGTATTATGAAATTGGTCGAATTAATACCGAATCAACAAACACGTAGAGAGATTATTGATGAGATGCATACTTTCACTGAAGATGTCTTAGGTAAAGGCGTCATTGTCGTGAATGATGTACCCGGATTTGTTGCAAACCGTGTCGGCACACAAACAATGAATGATATTATGTACCGCGCAGAGCAACAAAATTTATCTATTCCTGAAGTCGATACACTCACAGGACAGATTATCGGGCGTCCAAAAACAGGCACTTATGCATTGTCTGACTTAGTTGGGTTAGACATTGCCGTTTCCGTAACGCGTGGTATGCAACAATCAGAAAAAGAAAAACCCTACTTCAAAGATGTTACTTTAGTCAATCAACTCTATGAAGCGGGCGCACTGGGTCGAAAAACGAAACAAGGCTTCTATAAGAAAGATAAAAAGCAGCATCAAAGACTTGTTTTCGATCCAAAACAACAAGATTATATTCAAGTTGAAGCGCCTCAACTCCCAATATTGGCAGAATTCAACAAAGACTTAGCGCACAATTTAGATGTCATCTTTAATGCGAAAGACCCTGCCGGACTATTTTTATGGGAAACGTTGCGTAACAATTTCTATTACGCTGCGATCAATGTCCCATACGCCACTAGTGATTTCCGTGATATCGATCGCGCAATTGTATGGGGATTCAACTGGAAACTCGGCCCATTTCAGCTTTGGGATTTAATGGGCTTTGAGCGTGTGAAAGCACGGCTACAATCTGAACTGGGTGACTTGCCAGAGTGGATTGAAGCACATGAAGATGGTTTCTATCAAGAAGGCGAAACGATTGCACATGTGACACCTGTTTCAGAAATGATTGATGAAGTCATTTGGAATCGTGATGATTCACAATTAGCAATTGTTAACAGTCGTCAACTTTTATTTAAGCTACAAAGTAAAAATAACGTTATCACTGACGGCTTTAATGATGATTTGGTCGACGCGATTGACGTATTAGAAAACGAAGCCTACTCAAGTATGGTGATCTACGCAGAAGGCCCCCACTTTAGTGTAGGGGCGAACCTCTATGCGATGAAAGAAGCACATGAAGCTCAAAAAGTAGAAGAATGGGTCGCACCTGCAATCGAAAAGCTTCATTCAAGTTTCAACCGCTTAAAATATAGTACGAAGCCTATTGTGACTGCGGTTCAAGGCCGAGCATTAGGTGGCGGCTGTGAACTGGTGCTTCATTCTCCATTTGTCGTTGCAAGTAGTGAAACGTATATCGGCTTAGTGGAGGCAGGTGTAGGTTTATTACCAAGTGGCGGAGGACTTGCTGAATTAGCTGGACGTATTCTCCAAACTGACCACCTGCTTAATGATAAACAAGCCTCTATGTCACAACGGTTACAAACAATTGGACTTGCTAAAGTTTCTACCAATGCCTTTGAAGCACGCCGTTATGGCTTTTTGAAACCGACAGACAGCATCATTTTTAATCAAGATCGACGTGTAGAAGTTGCTTTAAAACGGGCACAATTCGAAGCTGATGCACATTATAGACCTGAACCTAAGCGTCAATACATTGCCTTAGGTCAAGATTTTCTCGCCTTAGCTAAAGGTCAACTTGACGCACAACGCGAAGGCCATTTTATTAGCGATCATGACTATGATATCGCGGTACGTATTGCAACAGTGCTGTCGGGCGGAAACTTACCGCGCAACACTTATATCAATCAACGCTATATGCAAAAACTAGAGAAACAACATTTTATTGCACTTTTAAAAACAGAACCAACATATGACCGTATCAGTTATATGTTAAAAAATGGAAAGCCTTTAAGAAATTAA